The Erinaceus europaeus chromosome 16, mEriEur2.1, whole genome shotgun sequence genome includes a window with the following:
- the TOX4 gene encoding TOX high mobility group box family member 4, protein MEFPGGNDNYLTITGPSHPFLSGAETFHTPSLGDEEFEIPPISLDSDPSLAVSDVVGHFDDLADPSSSQDGSFSAQYGVQTLDMPVGMTHGLMEQGGGLLSGGLTMDLDHSIGTQYSANPPVTIDVPMTDMTSGLMGHSQLTTIDQSELSSQLGLSLGGGTILPPAQSPEDRLSTTPSPTNSLHEDGVEDFRRQLPSQKTVVVETGKKQKAPKKRKKKDPNEPQKPVSAYALFFRDTQAAIKGQNPNATFGEVSKIVASMWDSLGEEQKQVYKRKTEAAKKEYLKALAAYKDNQECQTTVETVEVDPAPASQTPSPPPMATVDPSSPVPASTEPPALSPSIVVNSTLSSYVANQATPGPGCQPNITKLIITKQMLPSSITMSQGGMVTVIPATVVTSRGLQLGQTSTATIQPSQQAQIVTRSVLQAAAAAAASMQLPPPRLQPPPLQQMPQPPTQQQVTILQQPPPLQAMQQPPPQKVRKNLQQQPPPLQIKFVPPPTLKMQTTLVPPVMESSPERPMNSSPEIHTVEETASETICEMITDVVTEVESPSQMDVELVSGSPVTLSPQPRCVRSGCENPPVVSKDWDNEYCSNECVVKHCRDVFMAWVASRNSNTVVFVK, encoded by the exons ATGGAg TTTCCCGGAGGGAATGACAATTACCTGACGATCACAGGGCCCTCTCACCCCTTCCTGTCGGGGGCCGAG ACATTCCACACACCAAGCCTGGGCGATGAAGAATTTGAAATCCCACCTATCTCCTTGGATTCTGACCCCTCGTTGGCTGTCTCAGATGTGGTTGGCCACTTCGATGACCTGGCTGACCCTTCCTCCTCTCAGGATGGCAGCTTTTCAGCCCAGTATGGGGTCCAGACATTGGACATGCCTGTGGGCATGACCCATGGCTTGATGGAGCAGGGCGGGGGGCTCCTGAGTGGGGGCTTGACCATG GACTTGGACCATTCTATAGGAACTCAGTATAGTGCCAACCCACCAGTTACGATTGATGTACCAATGACAGACATGACATCTGGCTTGATGGGGCATAGCCAGTTGACCACCATTGATCAGTCAGAACTGAGTTCCCAGCTGGGCTTGAGCTTAGGTGGTGGCACCATCCTGCCACCTGCACAGTCACCCGAGGATCGCCTTTCAACTACTCCCTCACCTACTAATTCACTTCACGAGGATGGTGTTGAGGATTTCCGGAGG CAACTTCCCAGCCAGAAGACAGTTGTGGTGGAGACAGGGAAAAAGCAGAAGGCcccaaagaagagaaaaaagaaagatcccAATGAGCCTCAGAAGCCAGTTTCAGCATACGCTTTATTTTTCCGTGACACACAGGCTGCCATCAAGGGCCAGAATCCCAATGCTACTTTTGGGGAGGTTTCAAAAATTGTGGCTTCCATGTGGGACAGTCTTGGAGAGGAACAAAAACAG GTGTATAAGAGGAAAACTGAAGCTGCCAAGAAGGAATATCTGAAGGCTCTGGCTGCTTATAAAGACAATCAAGAGTGTCAG ACTACTGTAGAGACTGTGGAAGTGGATCCAGCGCCAGCATCACAgactccttctccacctcctatGGCTACTGTGGACCCATCATCGCCAGTACCAGCCTCAACAGAGCCCCCCGCCCTTTCCCCTTCCATTGTTGTTAACTCTACTCTTTCATCCTATGTTGCAAACCAGGCAACTCCTGGGCCTGGGTGTCAGCCCAATATCACCAAGTTGATTATTACCAAGCAGATGTTGCCCTCTTCTATTACCATGTCTCAGGGAGGGATGGTTACTGTTATCCCAGCCACGGTGGTCACCTcccgggggctccaactaggcCAAACCAGTACGGCTACTATCCAGCCCAGTCAGCAAGCCCAGATCGTCACTCGCTCAGTATTGcaggcagctgctgctgctgctgcttctatgCAACTGCCTCCGCCCCGACTGCAGCCCCCTCCACTGCAACAGATGCCTCAGCCTCCCACTCAACAGCAAGTGACCATTCTGCAGCAACCTCCCCCTCTCCAGGCCATGCAGCAGCCTCCACCTCAGAAAGTTCGGAAAAACTTACAACAGCAACCCCCTCCGCTACAGATCAAATTTGTGCCTCCACCCACTCTAAAAATGCAGACCACCTTAGTCCCGCCAGTCATGGAAAGCAGTCCAGAGCGACCTATGAATAGCAGCCCCGAGATCCACACTGTGGAGGAAACTGCTTCTGAGACAATCTGTGAAATGATCACAGATGTAGTTACCGAG GTTGAATCTCCTTCACAAATGGATGTTGAATTGGTCAGTGGGTCTCCTGTGACACTTTCACCACAGCCCCGATGTGTGAGGTCTGGCTGTGAGAACCCTCCTGTTGTGAGTAAAGACTGGGACAACGAGTACTGCAGCAACGAGTGTGTGGTGAAGCACTGCAG